The following coding sequences lie in one Symbiobacterium terraclitae genomic window:
- a CDS encoding aminotransferase class I/II-fold pyridoxal phosphate-dependent enzyme: MRSFVNRQVAALPPSGIRRFFDLIASSTDIISLGVGEPDFSTPWHIRAAAIRSLERGRTSYTSNWGLLELRQAIRDHLEAWQGLTYDPEGEILVTVGVAEAIDLALRAVVEPGDEVLIPEPCFVSYAPCAVLAGGRPVAVPLRAAEGFKLTPERLLEHITSRSKVLMLAFPANPTGAVMNAAELAAVARIAVEHDLLVISDEIYGEMTYEGEHRSIAAMPGMRERTVLLNGVSKAYAMTGWRIGYACGPRDVLAAMVKIHQYTIMCPPITGQIAAIEALRHGSAERERMVAEYDRRRRLMVDGFRRIGLPCVEPKGAFYIFPSVAETGLDDTTFAVRLLEEEKVAVVPGSAFGAAGAGHVRCTYAAPIEQLAEALRRLDRFVARLHESRPRAMAR; encoded by the coding sequence ATGAGGTCCTTCGTCAACCGTCAGGTGGCGGCGCTGCCCCCCTCGGGCATCCGCCGGTTCTTCGACCTGATTGCCAGCAGCACGGACATCATCTCGCTGGGCGTCGGCGAGCCCGACTTCAGCACCCCGTGGCACATCCGCGCGGCCGCGATCCGCTCTCTGGAGCGGGGGCGCACTTCCTACACATCCAACTGGGGACTTCTCGAGCTCCGCCAGGCCATCCGGGACCACCTGGAGGCGTGGCAGGGCCTCACCTACGACCCCGAGGGGGAGATCCTCGTCACCGTCGGCGTGGCTGAGGCCATCGACCTCGCCCTGCGGGCGGTGGTGGAGCCGGGCGACGAGGTGCTGATTCCCGAGCCCTGCTTCGTCTCGTACGCCCCCTGCGCCGTGCTGGCCGGCGGGAGGCCTGTCGCGGTGCCCCTGCGGGCCGCGGAGGGGTTCAAGCTCACCCCTGAACGGCTCCTGGAACATATCACGAGCCGGAGCAAGGTGCTGATGCTCGCCTTCCCGGCCAACCCCACCGGGGCCGTCATGAACGCGGCCGAGCTGGCCGCGGTCGCCCGCATCGCCGTCGAGCACGACCTGCTGGTCATCTCCGACGAGATCTACGGCGAGATGACCTACGAGGGCGAGCACCGCTCCATCGCGGCGATGCCCGGCATGCGCGAGCGGACAGTCCTTCTGAACGGCGTCTCAAAGGCCTACGCCATGACCGGATGGCGCATCGGGTACGCCTGCGGTCCCCGCGACGTGTTGGCGGCCATGGTGAAGATCCACCAGTACACCATCATGTGCCCACCGATCACGGGACAGATCGCCGCGATCGAGGCCCTGCGGCACGGCTCAGCCGAGCGGGAGCGGATGGTGGCGGAGTACGACCGGCGCCGGCGGCTGATGGTCGACGGCTTCCGGCGCATCGGCCTCCCCTGCGTGGAGCCCAAAGGAGCCTTCTACATCTTCCCCTCGGTGGCGGAGACCGGGCTGGACGACACGACCTTCGCCGTGCGGCTGCTGGAGGAGGAGAAGGTGGCTGTCGTTCCGGGCTCTGCTTTCGGCGCCGCCGGGGCCGGCCACGTCCGCTGTACCTACGCGGCCCCCATCGAGCAGCTCGCCGAGGCCCTCCGGCGACTCGACCGCTTCGTCGCCCGACTGCACGAGAGCCGTCCCCGCGCCATGGCCCGCTGA
- a CDS encoding YojF family protein — protein MEPIDRAAVQQRLQDFVGRDVYLHLETTNGAYAAEFSGVNAMSVCAFIRNARVRFTRAMVTGGGPYRVGLQLEADGGWTYAEGLTDWEVDGEGRLLLAGHDAEGRLAIALELSHTPFPG, from the coding sequence ATGGAGCCCATCGATCGCGCGGCAGTGCAGCAGCGGCTGCAAGACTTTGTCGGCCGAGACGTCTACCTGCACCTGGAGACGACCAACGGCGCCTACGCCGCCGAGTTCAGCGGCGTGAACGCCATGTCTGTCTGCGCCTTCATCCGCAACGCCAGGGTGCGCTTCACCCGGGCGATGGTTACCGGCGGCGGCCCGTACCGGGTCGGGCTGCAGCTGGAGGCCGACGGCGGCTGGACCTACGCCGAGGGCCTCACCGACTGGGAGGTCGACGGCGAGGGCCGGCTCCTGCTGGCCGGCCACGATGCGGAGGGGCGGCTGGCCATCGCCCTCGAGTTGAGTCACACGCCCTTCCCCGGGTAG
- the bshB2 gene encoding bacillithiol biosynthesis deacetylase BshB2, producing the protein MKEHVLVIMPHPDDETFAVGGTIALYAQRGVPVTYVCGTKGEMGRNMGRPPFATRESLPQLREQELREACRILGITDLRFLGLRDKTVEFVDQDELAARLRDIILEIRPSLIITYHPDYSVHPDHMALGRATVRAVAQLPPEERPPVHTRAFGKASAVLGEPDLVVDTAPVWETKLAAIRAHRSQSQLMLSRAEGDPEQAERMRRDRQLERFWIWRFDD; encoded by the coding sequence ATGAAGGAACACGTGCTGGTCATCATGCCTCACCCGGACGACGAGACCTTCGCGGTAGGCGGCACCATCGCCCTCTACGCCCAACGGGGGGTTCCCGTTACCTACGTGTGCGGGACGAAGGGCGAGATGGGGCGGAACATGGGGCGCCCGCCCTTCGCCACGCGCGAGAGCCTGCCGCAGCTGCGGGAGCAGGAGCTGCGGGAGGCGTGCCGCATCCTGGGCATCACCGACCTCCGCTTCCTGGGCTTGCGCGACAAGACCGTGGAGTTCGTCGATCAGGACGAGCTGGCCGCCCGCCTGCGGGATATCATCCTGGAGATCCGCCCGTCGCTGATCATCACCTACCACCCCGACTACAGCGTGCACCCCGACCACATGGCGCTTGGGAGGGCGACCGTGCGGGCCGTGGCTCAGCTGCCCCCCGAGGAGCGTCCTCCGGTGCACACCCGGGCCTTCGGCAAGGCGTCGGCGGTGCTGGGCGAGCCGGATCTGGTGGTCGACACCGCGCCGGTCTGGGAGACCAAGCTGGCCGCCATCCGTGCCCACCGGTCTCAGAGCCAGCTGATGCTCTCGCGGGCCGAGGGCGATCCCGAACAGGCGGAGCGGATGCGGCGGGACCGGCAGCTGGAACGCTTCTGGATTTGGCGATTTGACGATTAG
- a CDS encoding aldehyde ferredoxin oxidoreductase family protein: MTLTGFANRIARIDLTTGTIQYEGIDPEAARKYIGARGLGVKYVFDNGPAVDPLSPENLLCFMNGPATGSAINMSGRLAVCTKSPLTGGVTDSHMGGWSAARLRWAGFDGLLFRGAAAAPVYAICEGGTVRLADASDLWGKGVRETVRILQERHGGKNVSVMAIGPAGENMVRYAAILNENDRAAGRGGTGAVMGSKKLKAVVAIGDIKDQWKPADDRKDAFEEARKAGLKAIMEGALTAPRKGGLSLYGTNVLMNIINEVGALPAFNGKETFHPNAEAISGEAIRAQYLVEEPTCHACPVACKKFVEIKEGPYAGVRTESFEYETAWALGVNCGLTDAGAVARLLDLCNDYGLDTIELGNVLSTTMEATELGLVAEGIAWGDAERMIEVTGLIARAEGELGKALGRGAYGAAVSFGRPDLANSVKGQAIPAYDPRGIKGIGLGYATSNRGACHLRGYTVASEIAGIPMQTDRLAPEGKGALLKTFQDLHAFSDSMDLCKFSAFSLGAEEYAMAYSAVTGVPFTAEDVMRTGERIYNLERYYNNLAGLGEGSDYLPKRFLTQPATGGSAGQVSELDQMLAEYYEARGWKNGVVPEEKLRELEII; the protein is encoded by the coding sequence ATGACTCTGACCGGGTTTGCCAACAGGATCGCGCGGATTGACCTGACCACAGGAACGATCCAGTACGAGGGCATCGATCCGGAGGCGGCGCGCAAGTATATCGGCGCCCGCGGGCTCGGGGTGAAGTACGTGTTCGACAACGGGCCCGCGGTCGATCCCCTGTCGCCGGAGAACCTGCTCTGCTTCATGAACGGCCCGGCGACCGGCAGCGCGATCAACATGTCCGGCCGGCTGGCGGTCTGTACCAAGTCGCCGCTGACCGGCGGGGTGACGGACTCGCACATGGGCGGCTGGTCCGCGGCGCGCCTGCGCTGGGCCGGCTTCGACGGGCTCCTGTTCCGCGGCGCGGCGGCTGCTCCCGTCTACGCGATCTGCGAGGGCGGCACCGTGCGCCTGGCCGACGCGTCCGACCTGTGGGGCAAGGGCGTCCGGGAGACGGTCCGCATCCTGCAGGAGCGACACGGCGGTAAGAACGTCTCGGTGATGGCCATCGGGCCCGCCGGCGAGAACATGGTGCGCTATGCCGCGATCCTCAACGAGAATGACCGGGCGGCCGGCCGCGGCGGCACCGGCGCGGTGATGGGCTCCAAGAAGCTGAAGGCGGTCGTGGCCATCGGCGACATCAAGGACCAGTGGAAGCCGGCCGACGACCGGAAGGATGCCTTCGAGGAGGCCCGGAAGGCCGGGCTGAAGGCGATCATGGAGGGCGCGCTGACCGCGCCGCGCAAGGGCGGGCTCTCGCTCTACGGCACCAACGTGCTCATGAACATCATCAACGAAGTGGGGGCGCTGCCCGCCTTCAACGGCAAGGAGACCTTCCACCCGAACGCCGAGGCGATCTCGGGCGAGGCGATCCGGGCGCAGTACCTGGTGGAGGAGCCCACCTGCCACGCCTGCCCGGTCGCCTGCAAGAAGTTCGTGGAGATCAAGGAGGGGCCGTACGCCGGCGTCCGCACCGAGTCGTTCGAGTACGAGACGGCCTGGGCGCTGGGCGTCAACTGCGGCCTGACCGACGCGGGCGCGGTGGCCAGACTCCTCGACCTCTGCAATGACTACGGCCTGGATACCATCGAGCTGGGCAACGTGCTCTCCACCACCATGGAGGCCACCGAGCTGGGCCTGGTGGCGGAGGGCATCGCCTGGGGCGACGCCGAGCGCATGATCGAGGTCACGGGCCTCATCGCCCGGGCCGAGGGGGAGCTGGGCAAGGCGCTGGGCCGCGGGGCCTACGGTGCCGCCGTCTCGTTCGGCCGACCCGACCTGGCCAACTCGGTGAAGGGCCAGGCCATCCCGGCCTACGATCCGCGGGGCATCAAGGGCATCGGCCTCGGCTACGCCACCTCCAACCGCGGCGCCTGCCACCTGCGGGGGTATACGGTGGCCTCGGAGATCGCCGGCATCCCGATGCAGACCGACCGCCTGGCCCCGGAGGGCAAGGGTGCGCTGCTGAAGACCTTCCAGGACCTCCACGCCTTCTCCGACTCCATGGACCTCTGCAAGTTCTCGGCCTTCTCGCTGGGGGCGGAGGAGTACGCGATGGCCTACAGCGCGGTCACCGGCGTGCCCTTCACCGCCGAGGACGTGATGCGGACCGGCGAGCGCATCTACAACCTCGAGCGGTACTACAACAACCTCGCCGGGCTGGGCGAGGGCAGCGACTACCTTCCGAAGCGGTTCCTGACCCAGCCGGCCACGGGCGGCAGCGCCGGCCAGGTCTCGGAGCTGGACCAGATGCTCGCGGAGTACTACGAGGCCCGCGGCTGGAAGAACGGGGTTGTCCCCGAGGAGAAGCTGCGGGAACTGGAGATCATCTGA
- a CDS encoding ubiquitin-like small modifier protein 1 produces the protein MQVRLYATLRALAGAARVEVPAAPGEPVGVVLRRLVAQCPGLEGHLLSPDGGALLPHVQVFIAGRSIRDLEGLATPISHGVDLAIFPPVAGG, from the coding sequence GTGCAGGTTCGGCTCTACGCGACGCTGCGAGCGCTGGCCGGGGCGGCGCGGGTGGAGGTGCCGGCGGCGCCAGGGGAGCCGGTGGGTGTGGTGCTGCGGCGCCTGGTGGCGCAGTGCCCCGGGCTGGAGGGCCACCTGCTCAGCCCGGACGGGGGCGCGCTGCTGCCGCACGTGCAGGTCTTCATCGCCGGTCGGTCGATCCGCGACCTGGAGGGGCTGGCGACGCCCATCTCCCACGGGGTCGACCTGGCGATCTTCCCGCCCGTGGCGGGCGGGTGA